In the genome of Montipora foliosa isolate CH-2021 chromosome 3, ASM3666993v2, whole genome shotgun sequence, one region contains:
- the LOC137995201 gene encoding uncharacterized protein: protein MRLTEYLFDTNNTTNVKKRDNSFHNKSTWNPPTNREQALDTFLDAVKLDITTCKPKPIRDNLTTSERQAMTRAGSGTVIMDKSWYIDECNRQRNDSKFYRRLNEDITVDIQKRVTVQYVNRKYTDDLIDEKTKQYLIQPDVKPGRFYILPKVHKPGNPGRSIVSSNSHPTERISHFIDHHLQPLVHKLPSYVKDTNDFLNKLITIGKLPSNSLLVTLDVSSLYTNIPHNEGINACDYFLRTDPHNTIPTGTICDLIRMILTMNNFTFNDSHYPQIHGTAMGTKMAPSFANLFLGLFEKKCSKERPISTPYLVDIHR from the exons ATGCGACTAACAGAGTACCTCTTTGACACGAACAACACCACTAACGTGAAGAAACGAGACAACTCTTTCCATAATAAAAGCACTTGGAACCCTCCCACTAACAGAGAACAGGCCCTAGATACATTCTTAGACGCTGTTAAACTTGACATCACTACGTGTAAACCTAAACCTATTCGCGACAATCTTACCACCTCAGAACGACAGGCAAT GACAAGGGCGGGTTCCGGTACGGTTATTATGGATAAATCCTGGTACATTGACGAATGCAACAGACAACGTAACGACTCTAAATTCTACCGACGCTTAAATGAAGACATCACTGTTGAcatacaaaaacgagtaacagtACAATACGTAAACAGAAAGTACACTGACGACCTCATTgacgagaagacaaaacaatacctAATACAACCTGACGTAAAACCAGGACGTTTTTACATCCTTCCCAAAGTACACAAGCCCGGTAACCCAGGACGCTCCATTGTTTCGTCTAATAGTCATCCCACTGAACGCATATCCCATTTTATTGACCACCATCTTCAACCTCTTGTCCACAAACTACCATCTTATGTTAAAGACACTAACGACTTTCTCAATAAACTCATTACCATTGGCAAATTACCCTCTAATtcattattagtaacacttgacgtctcatctttatacactaatattccacataatgaaggtattaatgcttgtgattattttttacgcactgatcctcacaacaccattcctactggcactatttgcgacctcatccgcatgattctcaccatgaataactttacttttaatgatagccactaccctcaaatccacggcacagctatgggcactaaaatggccccctcttttgctaaccttttcctcgggcttttcgaaaaaaaatgcTCTAAAGAACGCCCCATTTCAACCCCATACTTGGTTGATATTCATCGATGA
- the LOC137996590 gene encoding uncharacterized protein, which yields MQSQEDTGAVEEEELSCRCKSTCSTKSGRIRVRCPRKTANKKCTSQCSCGTRQKPCKNKATDQPERGEPDRASEAQERDLENQRVKEFILTLDEEIATKLAIRALQRGVGSMEFIDMLLIMEDPDESSDESSVAPLATPLDPSTSGSSSTDQPTPLASGAVVPRPTSTMETSSEPVPEWCKCGQCRTMPQEIEKRCCNQRSCVSLCRRFQKLCLDPEYLQLSIRNTNNIRNDRDDNSSRAFRRTAYL from the exons ATGCAGTCTCAAGAAGACACGGGAGCAGTTGAAGAG GAAGAACTGTCATGTCGTTGCAAGTCAACGTGCTCTACAAAGTCAGGGAGGATTCGAGTCCGCTGTCCGCgtaaaacagcaaacaaaaagTGTACTTCCCAGTGTAGCTGCGGGACACGACAAAAGCCATGTAAGAACAAGGCCACG GATCAACCTGAACGAGGAGAACCAGACAGAGCTTCAGAGGCCCAGGAAAGAGACCTGGAAAACCAGAGAGTAAAG GAATTTATTCTAACTTTAGACGAGGAGATCGCGACGAAATTAGCCATAAGAGCATTACAGAGGGGTGTGGGGAGTATGGAGTTTATTGACATGCTCCTAATCATGGAAGATCCAGACGAGTCCAGTGATGAGTCTAGTGTGGCCCCCCTGGCCACCCCTTTAGACCCCTCAACTTCAGGTTCTTCATCTACAGATCAGCCCACACCCCTTGCCTCAGGTGCAGTTGTTCCAAGACCGACTTCTACAATGGAAACTTCGTCAGAGCCAGTTCCAGAATGGTGCAAATGTGGTCAATGTAGAACAATGCCGCAAGAAATTGAAAAGAGGTGTTGTAATCAAAGGTCATGCGTTTCATTGTGTCGGAGATTTCAAAAACTGTGTCTGGACCCAGAATACCTTCAGCTTAGTATTAGAAACACTAATAATATTCGGAATGATCGTGATGATAATAGCAGTAGGGCTTTTCGAAGAACAGCCTATCTGTGA